The Bacillales bacterium genome has a window encoding:
- a CDS encoding NAD(P)-binding domain-containing protein, which translates to MAAVECKIGLVGIGNMGYHFARRLLENGCQLVIHDKDEERLKAFESFAGAEIVHSPKHVADEAEIVFVSLPTPSVVSIVALGEDGLIHGEKMKTYVDLSTTGQSKAKTIAAKLIENGIAVLDSPVSGGVPGAEKGTLAVMVSGAEEIFTKVEP; encoded by the coding sequence ATGGCAGCAGTTGAATGTAAAATCGGCCTCGTTGGCATTGGGAACATGGGCTATCATTTTGCCAGACGGCTGTTGGAAAACGGCTGTCAACTCGTCATTCACGACAAAGACGAAGAAAGACTAAAAGCTTTCGAAAGCTTTGCAGGCGCTGAAATCGTACATTCTCCGAAACACGTAGCGGACGAAGCGGAGATTGTGTTTGTCAGTTTGCCGACGCCGTCGGTTGTCAGTATCGTCGCTTTAGGAGAAGACGGTTTAATTCATGGAGAGAAAATGAAAACGTATGTCGACCTGTCGACGACAGGTCAATCGAAAGCGAAAACAATCGCTGCCAAGTTAATTGAAAACGGCATCGCGGTACTCGATTCTCCTGTCAGCGGCGGCGTTCCCGGTGCGGAAAAAGGAACGTTAGCGGTCATGGTCTCCGGTGCAGAAGAAATTTTTACAAAAGTCGAACCG